GACCAGCAAGCCTCTCTGTATGGGCACGGCTGTCGAAGTGAAGGTGACGCGAAGATTACCTTCGGTACAGGCGCTTTTGCGCTTGCGTTGACCGGCGACCAGATCATTCGCGCGCCCGATAAAGGCCTGTTGGCCACCATCGCCTGGAAAATCAACGGCAAGGCAACCTACGCCATGGACGGTGGTGTGTACGACGCCAGTGCTGCCGTGGAATGGGCGGGGCGGCTGGGCCTGTTTTCCGACTTTTCGCAGCTGGCAGCGTTCGACGAGCCGCCGGCGATCTCCCGACAGTTGGCGTTTGTGCCGGCCTTATCGGGCCTGGCCTGCCCGCACTGGGACCGCAGTGCCGCCGCACTCTGGGTTGGAATGAATGGCAGTACCACACGCCAGGACATGTGCCAGGCCGTGCTGGAAGGCGTTGCGTTAAGAAGCGTCGAAGTGATCACCGCGATGGATGGGTTTCTTACCGTCACCGATCGCTTGTCCATTGATGGCGGGTTGGCGCGCAGCCCTTACTTCGCGCAGTTTCTGGCCGACGCGCTGCAACGGTGCATTGTGACCCAGCGCTTTGATGAACTGACTTCTTTCGGCTGTGCGGCACTGGCGGCCCAAGGCATGGGTATCGAGTTAACGCCACCCCGTGACACCCGTACCCAGTTCAGGCCGAAAGTCAGCGCCGCACAAGCGCTTGAATGGCGCAATACGTTTGCAGAGGCGGTTAAACGCTGCAGAGACTGGCGTTAGCTGATCGCAAGTGCGCCGCTGGCAGTCGAGCAGAAGTTCCGTAAGTTCTTTTGCTCAGTTAAAGCCTGCCCGCAGCGCGTCTGTTTGACTGTTTGAACGCTGAGGAAAGTGCAATTCCACAGTGCAAAAACAGTCTGGCATGTGAAGTGCGTTTAATAAAAGCGACTCCCACTCTTCGCCCATCAAGTGCGAAACAGGGGGAGTCTGTTCGCGGTGCATACTCCAGGAGACATTAAATGTCTGAATATAAAAAGGCAGGCGCGCAGGCGCACGGCTCAAGCACAACAGTGGGCGAAGACGGCTACCAGGCTCAATTCGAAAGAACATTGGGAAAGTTTGAATCTTTTGCGGTGGCTTTCTCATTCATATCCATTACAACCGGCTTGTTCGCCACTTACGGAAGTCTGTTGATTTCAAGTGGCCCCGTGGGTATTTGGACCTGGCCAATCGTGACACTGGGAACACTTTTGGTGGCGTTGGTGTTCGGCCTGCTTGCCAGCAAGATTCCATTGTCGGGTTTCAGCTATCAGTGGGCGAGCCGCCTGGTCAACCCGGTATTGGGGTGGTGGTTCGGTTGGGCGAGTTTTGCGTTTCTGGCGATTGTCGCGGTGGCGGTCGATTACAGCCTTGCGCAGGTGGCGTTGTTCCCACTGCTGGGCTGGGACTACACAGCCGCCGCCGGGGCATCTACCACCGTCGCCTTGTTAGTGGTGCAGATGCTGCTGATCATCTGGTCTACGCCTATCTTGACCAGGATCAACAACATGGCCGTCGGCGCGGAAGTGCTCGCGGTGTTTGGCTTGATCGTGGCGATTGGCGTGGCGGTGGCGTTCTTTGGTAAAGGCAATGCCTCAAACCTGGTCTCGACCGGCGTCATTCACAGTGACAATTACTTTGGTTGGCTCGGGCCCTTCATGCTGTCCGGGTTGCTCGGCGCCTTCACGCTGGTGGGTTGGGAGTCGGCGGCAAACCTCGCTGAAGAAACACACAACCCCAAGCAAGTGGTTCCGCGCGCCATGGTTAACGCGATACTGGTCAGTGGCGTACTCGGCACGCTGTTCCTGATCGTCGTCAGCCTGGGGCTTGGGGATCATGTGGAGGAGCTGACCAAAAGCTCCGCCCCCGTTGCGGACGTGATCCGTATGACCTTGGGAGAGGTGTTCAGCAAGGTAGTGCTCGTGGTGGTGTGCATCGCGATTTTCGCCTGCGGCCTCGTGATCATGACCAGCAATAGCCGCCTGATTCATGCGATGGCGCGCGATGGGCGTTTGCCCTTTTCTGAAAAACTCAGCGTGGTGCCTCGCCCTACAGGCGGCCCGCTATGGGCAACTGTGCTGGCCGGCGTCGTTTCGATTGCCATCGTCTTGAGCTTCTACACCAGCCCCGACGCGTTGACCCAACTACTGGGCGCAGCCACCCTGTTTCCTGCCTTGCTCTACAGCGGCACTGTGTTGCTATACATCTTTACCCGCCACAAACACGTCCATCACCCCGACGATTTCACGCTTGGGAAGTGGGAGTGGCCGGTGGTTGTCGGCGCGTGTATCTGGCTGTTCGTAGAGATGTGCGTGTTCATCATTCCGTCTGATTTTCGCGTGGCGCAACTGTATGTACTGGCGTCCATGGGCATCGGTGCACTGGTTTTCCTGTCGGTCTGGATGAACCGTCGCAAGCAGCTTGAACGCATGCCGGTGCTGGGCGCCTATCTTTAACCCACCGCGCTCACTGCGCGGGCGCCGGGTGGGCCCATAGCCCACCCGGTCAGCCTCATTGCCATTCCGAGCGACTGATTGGCGGCGCTTCATGCACCTCCACATGCGCCTCTGCCAGGGCTTTGGCGAGTTCGCCCATGGGCTTTCGATCAATGATCAGTCGGTCGATTCGCTCCAGCGGGAACACCTGGAACAGCGCACGCTTGCCCATTTTCGATGAGTCTGCAATCACCGTGAGATAACGCGTGCGGGCAATCATTGCGCGGGTGATTTCAGCTTCCTCGATGGAAAAGTCAAACGCGCCATCCGCGCTCAAGGCACCGATCGTCACCACCGCATGTTCAGCATTGAACCTGGCGATTTGCTCCATGGCCAACGCGCCGATGTTCTGTTCCGACTCCGGCCGATATTCCCCGCCGATCACAAACACCCGGTTGCCGCTGGCCCCAATGCTCGCGGCAATCAGCAGGGAGTTGGTGATCACTGTGATGCGACTGAGCCTGGCCAGTTCGCGCGCAAAAAACAGCGTCGTGGTGCCGGTGTCGATCAAGATACTGTCGCCCGGCGCATACAGCCCCGCGGCATACCTGGCAACGGCTCGCTTCTCTGGCGAGTACTCATTCATCCGAGTCTGGAAGGCATTTTCATGCTCCCCGCTCGGTGGAAGGGATGCGCCGCCGTGAAATTTGGTGACCTGGCCTTCTTCGGATAGAACCGTCAGGTCCCTGCGAATCGTTTCCTGCGAGGTGCTGAGGGTGCGAGCCAATTCATCGACTGAAATTCGCTCGCGCTGTCGCAGCAATTCAAGAATATGTTGGCGTCGTTCTGTAGGGCGCATGTGTCGTCCTCGGGTGCTACACGAAGTGCTGTATTGGGGCGCATCCCTGTTACCTGGGAACACAAATGGAGCGATGGTAACGCGACGGGTGCCGCCTCTGCGAAACCACAGGCAATGGGCCGTGGCATTCAGGCACAGCGGCCTCGCCCCGTGCCCACTGCACTGCAAGGCTGCCCTGCAGAATACGCCGCAGAAATGACCGATTCCAGTGGGTTTGTCATTCAAAACCACATCAAAACAACGAATGGCATATGAAGTGTTTGTAATACGCTGAGAAACGGCAGGGCAGGTACGCGTCCACCGTGGACTTATGAAAGCAGTCATTAAACCGGGCGTCTGTGCGCAGGCAACCCTTGGCGATCATTTAGCTTTTATCGCCCACTTCCAGCCGACGCTGATCATGCCGATTTTGCTGGCCAAAGCTGTTCGGCGGGCTGCTCGCCGTTGGCGCCGCTATCAAACAATCCATCACTTGGAAGGGGTAGAAACCTTCCATTTCAACGAGGTAAACATGCGAAAGATTTTTCTAGCCTGCCCGTATAGCCACGCCGATGCTTCGGTAACCCATGAGCGATTTATTGCGTGCAACAAAGTCGCGGCAACCCTCGTTGAGTCTGGCAACGCAGTGTTCAGCCAGGTCTCCATGTCCCATCCGATCAACCTTGCCTTTGAAGGCAAAGACAGCGCAGCTGTCGGCAAGCTTTGGGCACCGGTCGATGCGTTTTTCATGGAAGCATTGGAAGAACTGATTGTTCTCGACCTGCCCGGTTGGGACCTGAGTTCCGGGATCAAACGCGAAATAGAGTTCTTCAAAAGTCGCGGTCGCCGGGTGAGCCTCTGGTCTGAAGTGGCGTCGCAGTTCAACTGAGGCGAAAAGGGCAGGCCCGCCAGCGCGTGGTCGGCGGTCACCCTCACTAATGTCATGAAATGGCACGCCCTGGCGCCTTTGGTTGTGGCCGGTTTTTCACAAACCCGCACAATTGCCTGCAAATAATCAGATCAATCGCCGGTGCTTGCTCCACCGCCCGGCGATTCTGGAGGCAGGCAGATGAAACTCGACGCGAGCATAGCAGCAGTGGTCACCGGGGGCGCCTCGGGGTTGGGTGAGGCGGTAGTGCGCAGGTTGGCTGCGGCCGGTGTGAAAGTGACCATTTTCGATATGAATGCCGAGCGTGGGCAGCAGGTCGCGTGGGACGTCGATGGGCTGTTTTGCCAGGTCGACGTGCAGTCGGATGAGTCGGTGGACCAAGGGTTTTCCGCCGCCCGCGAGGCCCATGGCCAGGAGCGCATTCTGGTGAACTGTGCGGGTATTTCCAAAGGCGCCAAGACCGCTGGCCGCGACCGCGCCACGGGCGTGATCAAAGCCTTCCCGAGTGCCGATTTCGACCGCGTGATTCAAATCAACCTGGTCGGCAGTTTTCGCTGCTTGTCGCGCTCCGCCGCCGGCATGCTCAGTCTTGAGCCTCTGGCCCATGGTGAGCGCGGGGTCATCGTCAACACCGCAAGCGTAGCGGCCCAGGACGGCCAGGTCGGTCAGTCGGCCTATTCCGCGTCCAAAGCCGGGGTGGTCGGCATGACGTTGCCGATCGCTCGCGACCTGGCGGGTGAGGGCGTGCGCATCAACTGCATCCTGCCGGGCCTGTTTGCCACGCCGATGATGGCGGGCCTGCCTGACACCGTGCAGCAGTCCCTGGCAGCCTCGGTACCGTTCCCCCATCGCTTGGGCCTGCCTGAAGAATACGCCGACCTCGCGACGTTCCTGATCACCAACAGCTACATGAACGGTGAATCGGTGCGCCTTGATGGTGCCATTCGTCTTGCACCTCGCTGATCCCGGAGCTTCCATGACTTGTGCTTATATCTTTGACGCCGTGCGCACCCCGCGCGGTCGCGGGCGGCCGGACGGTGCGCTGCATGAGGTGACGTCCCTGGCCCTGGCAGTGCAGGTGCTGCAAGCCATCCGTGAACGTAACCACCTGGACACCACCTGGGTCGATGACGTGATTCTTGGCTGCGTGATGCCGGTGGGCGAACAGGGCAGCGACATCGCGCGCATTGCGGCGCTGGTCGCAGGCTACGCGCAGAGTGTGCCGGGGGTGAGCATCAACCGGTTCTGCGCCTCGGGCCTTGAGGCGTGCAATATGGCTGCGGGCAAAGTACTCAGCGGCGAGGCACGCATGGTGGTGGCCGGCGGTGTGGAGTCGATGTCGCGGGTGGCGTTGGGTGCCGATGGTGGTGCGATGCTGGTCGATCCCAGCTTTGCCTTCGATCACTACTACGCGCCCCAAGGCATTGGCGCCGACCTTATCGCCACCTTGTTCGGCTACAGCCGCGAGGCCGTGGATAGCTACGCCGTTGAAAGCCAGCGCCGCGCCGCGCGTGCCTGGGAGCAAGGGCGCTTCGCCAGGTCGATCGTGCCGGTGCTGGACCAGAGCGGCATCGTGCTGCTGGATCGCGATGAACATATGCGCCCACAAACCACCGTGCAGTCCCTGGCCGGGCTCAAGCCGGCATTCGCCAAGCAGGGCGAGTCCGGTTACGACAGCGCCGCGCTCGCACGCTACCCGATGGTCGAGCAGATCAACCACGTTCACCACGGCGGCAACTCGTCTGGCGTGGTGGACGGCGCCTCAGCCGTGTTGATCGGCTCCAAAGCCGCCGGCGAAGCATTGGGTCTTAAGCCTCGTGCACGCATCAAGGGCATGGTTTCGGTAGGTTCCGAGCCGACCATCATGCTCACCGGCCCGGCCATTGCCACGCGCAAAGTGCTTGATCGCCTGGGCATGACCACCGCTGACATCGACCTGTTTGAACTCAACGAAGCGTTTGCCGCTGTGGTGCTGCGCTACTTGCAGGTGCTCGACCTGGACCCGGCCAAGGTCAACGTCAACGGCGGTGCGATTGCCATGGGGCACCCGCTGGGGGCCACCGGCGCGATGATTCTGGGCACCGCCCTGGACGAGCTGGAGCGCACCGGCCAGGGAACCGCACTGGTCAACCTGTGCGTGGGTGCCGGCATGGGCACCGCTACCGTCATCGAGCGGGTTTGAGGAGCGATATGAACAATTTTTCCATCACGATCGACGCCGAGGGTGTCGCGCTGATTACCTTCGATGTGCCCGGCAAGGGCATGAATGTGATCAGCTTTGAAGTGCAGCGCGAGTTCGGCGAGCTGGTCGAAACGCTGCGCAGCAACCCCAAAATCCGCGGGGCGGTGCTGGTCTCGGGCAAAGCCAGCGGTTTTTGCGCGGGGGCCGATTTGCCGGAAATCGTCGGTTATTTTGACCTGTGGCGAGCGGCCCGAAGCCAGGCAGAACTGCGCACTGCGTTGGCCGAAAGCGCCAGTTGGTCGCGGCACCTGCGCGCCCTGGAAACCTGCGGCAAACCCGTCGCGGTGGCCATCACAGGCCTGGCCCTGGGCGGCGGGCTGGAATTGGTGCTCGCCTGCCATTACCGGGTGGCGGTGGACGACCCCAAGCTGCGCCTGGCTTTTCCGGAAGTCGGCGTAGGCCTGTTGCCCGGTGCCGGTGGCACGCAGCGCCTGACCCGCTTGCTCGGCGTGAGCGCGGTACTGCCCCACTTGCTGGAGGGCACACCGATTGCACCCGCCGAGGCGCTGGCGACCGGCGTGGTACACGCCTTGCTGCCCGCCGATCAACTGCTGCAAACGGCACGGCGCTGGGTACTCGAACACCCGGATGCCCAGGCGAGCTGGGACCAGGCCAATTTCCAGTTGCCCGCGGGCGCTGTGCATTCGGCCCAGGGTTATCGGTATTTCGGCCCGGCCCTGGCGGCGCGTCTTGGCACGGCGGGTGAGCACTACCCGGCAGTCGCCAATATCCTTAAATGCGTCTACGAAGGCGCTCAAGTACCGATAGACGCAGGGTTGCGCATTGAATCGCGCTACTTTTTCAACACCGTGCGTTCGCCGCAGGCCAAGGCCATCGCGCGCACCCAATTCATATCGCGCCAGGCCCTGGCCAAGCGTGAAAGCCGCGAAAACCTCAGTGACTACCTCAGTCAATTGCGCCATGCCGTCGCGGCGGAGCAACGGGCGATGAAAGAGGAAGGGGTGTCGCCCACGCTGGTTGCCAGCCTGTCCCGGCGCAATGCGCTGAACGCAGAGGCCGAGTGCCCTTCAGGCGCTGTTGAGCCAAGCGTGGAGGACGTGGATTTTGCCGCGATTGCCGAACTGGAGCGGCGGTTGCTCTACACCCAGGCGTTGACCGCCGTACGTTGCCTGGACAACCACGTGGTCGAGGACCCGCTGGAGGCCGACTGCGGCGCTGTGGCGGCAGGCTTCCCGGTATGGAGCGGCGGGCCGGTTTCATACATTGAGGTGCAAGGCCTGGACGCCTTTGTTGCCGAGGCCGACCGCTTGGCCAGCCGTTTCCCGCAGCGCTTCAGTGTGCCCCACAGCTTGCGTGAACGGGCCGCCGCCAAGCGTGGTTTCTATTCCTGATCCTTAGTGCATCGAGGCAACACATGGCCATTGTTATTGTTGAAAACCGTGCAGGCGAACACATGACCCTGCAAGCGCAAAACGCACAGAGCCTGATGGACATCATGCGGTCCGGCGGCGTCGACGACATCCTCGCGTTGTGCGGTGGCACCTGCTCCTGCGCTACCTGCCATGTGATCGTCGATCCCGCTTTTGCCGATCGGCTGGCGCCCATGGGCGACGACGAAAATGACCTGCTCGACAGTTCCGACCACCGCACCGCGACTTCGCGCCTGTCCTGCCAGGTGATCTTCCGGGAAGACATGGATGGCCTGCGCGTCACCATCGCGCCGGAAGACTGATACCGCCTGCCGGGTTTGCGTTGACGCCGATAAGAACAACAAGAGGACCACACCATGCACAAAGACGTCGTGATCGTCGGTGCCGGCCATGCCGGTGCCCAAGCGGCCAGCCTGTTGCGCCAGCAGGGTTTCGAAGGCTCCATTGCGCTGATCGGGGAGGAGCATGAGCTGCCTTATGAGCGTCCGCCATTGTCCAAGGAATACCTGGCAGGCGAAAAAAGCTTTGATCACCTGTTGCTGCGCCCGGCGAGTTTCTGGAACGAAAAACATATCGATCTGCGCTTGGCCCAGCGTGTTGTGGGCGTCGATGCCCGAGCGCATCGGCTGACGCTGGACAGCGGCGCCCAGCTTGATTATGGCCAGCTCATCTGGGCTACCGGCGGCGCACCACGGCGCCTCAGTTGCCCGGGTCACGACCTGCAGGGCGTGCATTCAGTGCGTAACCGAGCCGATGTCGACCGCATGATCCACGAGCTGCCCGCCATGCAGCGGGTGCTGGTGATCGGCGGTGGCTATATCGGGCTGGAAGCCGCGGCGGTCTTGAGCAAACTGGGCAAGTCGGTGACCGTACTCGAAGCCCAGGACCGGGTCTTGGCACGTGTGGCCGGGGAAGCGCTGTCGCGTTTCTACGAAACTGAGCATCGGGCCAATGGTGTGGAGGTTCGCCTCAACGTGTTGGTCGATCATTTGGTCGGGGAGGGCGGCAAGGTCGTCGGCGTGGCCCTGGCGGACGGTAGCGTGCTGCAAGCCGATATGGTCATTGTCGGCATCGGTATCGTGCCGGCCATTGCGCCGTTGCTGGAAGCCGGCCTGCAAGACTGCAACGGTGTGCAAGTGGACGCATTTTGCCGCGCGGCGCTGCCGGATGTGTTTGCCATCGGCGACTGCGCCGCGCACCTCAACCCCTATTGTGCGGTTCAGACCCCGATTCGCCTGGAGTCGGTACAAAACGCGAATGATCAGGCCAAGGTGGTCTCACGGTTTATCACCGGCCAGGCGCAAGCCTACGATGCGGTGCCGTGGTTCTGGTCCGACCAGTACGACCTGAAACTGCAAACCGTCGGCCTGTCCCTGGGCTACGACCAGACGGTGCTGCGCGGCGACCCTGCCACCCGCAGCTTCAGTGTGGTGTACCTCAGGCAAGGCCGGGTACTGGCCCTGGACTGCGTGAACCAGGTACGCGATTACGTGCAGGGCAAAGCGCTGGTCAAGGCAGGTTTCGCCCCCGACCTGGTTGCGCTGGCTGACGCCGACCTGCCGCTTAAGGCTGTGCCTGGCGTGGCGGCAGTGGTGCAGGAGTCCGCCCCATGAGCCCTGCACCAGTACGCCTGGACATTACGCGGGGCATCGCCAACCTGACGTTTGATCGGCCTGAGGCACTCAACGCCATCAACGTCGAAATGGCCCAGACTCTGTTGGCGCTCTGCGAGCAACTGCAGGGGCGTGAAGAGGTGCGCGTGATCGTACTCAGCGGCGCGGGCCGTGCCTTTATGGCCGGCGGCGACCTTGCGGCATTCGACGCCAGCGACGCCCCGGCTGAACTGGCCTCGGCGATCATCGAGCCGCTGCATGCCGCCCTCAGGCTGCTGGCACACATGCCCCAAGTGGTCATCGGCAGCGTGCACGGGCCGGTATCCGGTGCAGGCATGAGCCTGGCCCTGGGTTGCGACCTGACCATCGCCGCGAGCAACACACGGTTTTGCCTGGCCTATAGCGCCATCGCTACCAGCCCCGATGGCGGGGGGTCCTGGCATTTGCTGCGGCAGCTGGGACGCCAGCGCGCGCTGCAACTGGCCCTGTGCAATAACGTGTTGAGTGCCAACGAAGCGCTGGCCCTGGGGCTGATCGCAAGCGTGGTGTCTGCAGGCTCGTTGCACGAAGACACGCAGTGTCTTGCGCGCAAGCTGGCCTGCGGGCCCACCTTCGCCTACGGCCAGATAAAGCAGTTGCTGCGCCAGGCCGCCGACCACACGTTGGAGCAGCAATTGGAGGCCGAGCACCAGGCCTTTCGTGCCTGCGCCGGCACAGCGGATTTTCGCGAAGGTGTCGCAGCGTTTTTTGCCAAGCGCAAGGCGATATACAGCCACAGCTGATGCGTGACATTCCTTTGGTTTGACGCGGTAAAGCGAGCGTCATCGGGCCGATTCAGTGCTGACTGAATCGGCATTTTTTTGTCCGGCGTTTGTTCGTGCTGCAGCGGTCGCGGTTTTTGGCACGAAATGCTTCGCAGGCTCCAGCGTTGCCATCGCTGCGAGCCGGCCGACAGGCCAACAATTGGTCAACAGCCTCCCATTCGCCGGCCAGCCACGAATGGCGATAAATCTAAAAATGGGCAAGTGACGACTTATGACCACACGCGATGTTCTCTCTACCGACCGCACCGAATTCAAACCGGCGATCAGCGCTGGCGTGGTGCCCGCCGGCCTTCTTCAACAGCTGCATGCGGTGGTCGGTGAGGGCGGCATGCTCACGGGCGAAGACGTCAGTTCACGCCATCCGGGTGTGTTCATGGCACGCATCGAGGCAGATGCCATCCTGCGCCCCACGACCTCGGAGCAAGTGTCGCAAATCCTTGCCTTGTGCAACGCCGCTCGCCAGCCGGTGGTGGTGCAGGGCGGGATGTCCGGCTGGGTGCGGGCCACGCAGACTCGGCCGGGTGATGTGGTGGTGTCGCTGGAACGGATGAACCGTATCGAACACATTGACCTGGAGAACCGCACCGCCACGGTCCAGGCCGGGGTGATCCTGGAAACCTTGCAGGATCACGTGCAGCCTTCAGGCCTGAGCTTTGCCCTCGACTTGGGTGGGCGCGGGTCCTGCCAGTTGGGCGGTAACGCGGCGACCAACGCCGGCGGTGTGCGGGTGATTCGCTACGGAATGATGCGCGAGCAGATCCTTGGTATGGAAGTGGTGTTGGCCGATGGGCGCATCGTTTCGTCGCTCAACCGCATGCTCAAAAACAACACGGGGTATGACCTCAAGCAGCTGTTTATCGGCAGCGAAGGCACCCTGGGCGTGATTACCCGCCTGGTGTTGCGCCTGCGCGAATTGCCCTCGAGCAGCAACACGGCGATGGTCTGTGCTTCGCGTTTCGAGCAGTTGGCAAAACTGCTGCGGCACATGGATGGCGCCCTCGGGGGGCAGCTCAGTGCCTTCGAGATGATCGACAATAATTTTTACCGGGTGAATACCCGGCCCGGCCGCCATCAACCGCCGTTGCCGGTGGACAAGCCGTATTACGCGATCATCGAGACCCTCGGCGCCGACCAGCCGCGGGACACCGAACTGTTTGAAAAGGCCCTGGAAGCAGGTATCGAGAAAGGCCTGATCGACGACGCGGTCATCGCCCGTTCGGAGCGCGAGAAGCTATCGATCTGGGAAATCCGCGAAGACCTTGAGCATCTGGTCAAGGATTTTCGCCCCTTCTACGCTTTTGATATTTCCCTGCCGGTGGGTGACATGGAGGCCTATATGGCCCAGGTCACCGCGCGCTTGCACCAGCGCTGGCCCGAGGGCTTGATCGCGTTTCTGGGGCACGTCGGCGACGGCAACCTGCATATTGCGATTGGCGCCGGCACCGACGATGAGCGTGAACCGGTGGAGGCCTGCGTCTATGAGCCACTGGCCGCGTACCAGGGGTCGGTGTCGGCCGAGCATGGGATCGGCCTGGAGAAAAAACACTGGTTCCCCATCAGCCGCACGCCTATCGAGCGCGCGTTGATGCAGAACCTGAAAGACCTGCTCGATCCCAACGGCATCCTCAATCCCGGCAAAATCTTCGACACCGAGCCTGGTTCGGCGGCGGGCGAGCAAGCGCCATGACTCGCCTCCAACCCTTGCGCCTGCACGGTTACGCCGTCAGCAACTACTTCAATATTGCCCACGCCGCGTTGATCGAGACCGCAACGCCGTTTGAACTGGTGACTACCCGGGCCAGCCAGCAGGCGGAGTTCCTGGCAATCAGCCCAATGGGCAAAATTCCGCTGCTGCACACCCCGGCCGGCTGGATCGGCGAGACCGTGGCGATCCTGGGCTATATCGAAGACTGCCTGCCAATCCCGACCTTGCACGCTGCCGATCCGTTCCAGCGTGCCCGTGAGCGCCAGGTCATCAACGTGGTGCAGTTGTATGTCGAGGCACCCGTACGTTCATTGTTCCCCGGCGTATTCATGGGCGCCAATAACAGCCCCGTGAGCGTTGCGGCAGCACGTATCACCCTCGACCGAGCCGTCGTTGCCTTGCGCCACCTCGTCGCCCCGGGGCCGTTTCTGATGGGCCCGGCCCTCAGCTATGCCGACCTGTTCGCGTTCTATTGCCTGGACATCGCCGAGCGCGTCTGTGGCTTCGTCTACCGCCGCTCGATTCTTGCCGAACTGGGCTTGCAAGGCTGGTTCGCACAGATGGCCCAGCGTGACAGCACCCAGACGGTGCTGGCGTTGTTCGAGGACGCCTTCGGGCAATACCTCAAGGAAAAAAATGCGACTTACCGCTTTCGACCTGTGGGTTACCGAACTCGGACCCCAGCCATTGAGCAGCGGCCCGCCTGATACACCCACGATTGAATGGGACATAAAAAATGCGTGACGTGAAGCTTGAGGATAAATACACCGCCGATACCGGCACGGTACTGATGACCGGGACCCAGGCGCTGGTACGCGTGCCGATGCTGCAGCGCGAGCTGGACCGCCGTGCCGGGCTGAATACGGCGGGTTTCATTTCCGGCTATCGCGGCTCACCCCTGGGCTCGTTCGATCTGGAGCTGTGGCGCGTCAAAAAGCTGCTCGACAGCCATGACATTCTGTTCCAGCCCGGCGTCAACGAAGACCTGGCCGCGACCGCCGTGTGGGGCACCCAGATGCTGGCCTCCACGCCGCTGCCGAACAAGGACGGGGTGTTTGCCATCTGGTATGGCAAGGGGCCTGGGGTCGACCGTTCCGGCGACCCGCTCAAGCATGGCAACGTCTGCGGCACCCACCCTCATGGCGGGGTGCTGGTGGTGGCGGGCGATGACCATTCCGGCAAGTCCTCGACCCTGGCGCACCAGAGTGAAGTGGCGCTGATGCACTGCAATATCCCGGTATTTGCCCCGTCGAATGTCGAGGATGTGATTCGCCTGGGTTTGCTGGGCTTTGCCATGTCGCGCTACACCGGCCTGTATACCGGTTTCAAAATGT
This genomic window from Pseudomonas sp. Bout1 contains:
- a CDS encoding enoyl-CoA hydratase-related protein; protein product: MNNFSITIDAEGVALITFDVPGKGMNVISFEVQREFGELVETLRSNPKIRGAVLVSGKASGFCAGADLPEIVGYFDLWRAARSQAELRTALAESASWSRHLRALETCGKPVAVAITGLALGGGLELVLACHYRVAVDDPKLRLAFPEVGVGLLPGAGGTQRLTRLLGVSAVLPHLLEGTPIAPAEALATGVVHALLPADQLLQTARRWVLEHPDAQASWDQANFQLPAGAVHSAQGYRYFGPALAARLGTAGEHYPAVANILKCVYEGAQVPIDAGLRIESRYFFNTVRSPQAKAIARTQFISRQALAKRESRENLSDYLSQLRHAVAAEQRAMKEEGVSPTLVASLSRRNALNAEAECPSGAVEPSVEDVDFAAIAELERRLLYTQALTAVRCLDNHVVEDPLEADCGAVAAGFPVWSGGPVSYIEVQGLDAFVAEADRLASRFPQRFSVPHSLRERAAAKRGFYS
- a CDS encoding DUF1937 family protein, with product MRKIFLACPYSHADASVTHERFIACNKVAATLVESGNAVFSQVSMSHPINLAFEGKDSAAVGKLWAPVDAFFMEALEELIVLDLPGWDLSSGIKREIEFFKSRGRRVSLWSEVASQFN
- a CDS encoding glycerol kinase, which gives rise to MRIAAIDQGTTSTRVMVVDQNGSADIQLSLRHQQHHPHPGWVEHDPLELLNNIQRCLESTGRVDAIGIANQGESCLAWDAKTGEPLSPVIVWQDNRTTAEITKLRSAGREALTLERAGLPLDPYFSASKLAWIVQHLPAAKSALNAGRLRLGTTDAYFLDRLTGVFATDVTTASRTSLMNLSTGQWDSDLCELFGVPMESLPEIRDTVGNFGEIGVTPVTASIVDQQASLYGHGCRSEGDAKITFGTGAFALALTGDQIIRAPDKGLLATIAWKINGKATYAMDGGVYDASAAVEWAGRLGLFSDFSQLAAFDEPPAISRQLAFVPALSGLACPHWDRSAAALWVGMNGSTTRQDMCQAVLEGVALRSVEVITAMDGFLTVTDRLSIDGGLARSPYFAQFLADALQRCIVTQRFDELTSFGCAALAAQGMGIELTPPRDTRTQFRPKVSAAQALEWRNTFAEAVKRCRDWR
- a CDS encoding SDR family NAD(P)-dependent oxidoreductase, with the translated sequence MKLDASIAAVVTGGASGLGEAVVRRLAAAGVKVTIFDMNAERGQQVAWDVDGLFCQVDVQSDESVDQGFSAAREAHGQERILVNCAGISKGAKTAGRDRATGVIKAFPSADFDRVIQINLVGSFRCLSRSAAGMLSLEPLAHGERGVIVNTASVAAQDGQVGQSAYSASKAGVVGMTLPIARDLAGEGVRINCILPGLFATPMMAGLPDTVQQSLAASVPFPHRLGLPEEYADLATFLITNSYMNGESVRLDGAIRLAPR
- a CDS encoding acetyl-CoA C-acetyltransferase, whose translation is MTCAYIFDAVRTPRGRGRPDGALHEVTSLALAVQVLQAIRERNHLDTTWVDDVILGCVMPVGEQGSDIARIAALVAGYAQSVPGVSINRFCASGLEACNMAAGKVLSGEARMVVAGGVESMSRVALGADGGAMLVDPSFAFDHYYAPQGIGADLIATLFGYSREAVDSYAVESQRRAARAWEQGRFARSIVPVLDQSGIVLLDRDEHMRPQTTVQSLAGLKPAFAKQGESGYDSAALARYPMVEQINHVHHGGNSSGVVDGASAVLIGSKAAGEALGLKPRARIKGMVSVGSEPTIMLTGPAIATRKVLDRLGMTTADIDLFELNEAFAAVVLRYLQVLDLDPAKVNVNGGAIAMGHPLGATGAMILGTALDELERTGQGTALVNLCVGAGMGTATVIERV
- a CDS encoding DeoR/GlpR family DNA-binding transcription regulator, with protein sequence MRPTERRQHILELLRQRERISVDELARTLSTSQETIRRDLTVLSEEGQVTKFHGGASLPPSGEHENAFQTRMNEYSPEKRAVARYAAGLYAPGDSILIDTGTTTLFFARELARLSRITVITNSLLIAASIGASGNRVFVIGGEYRPESEQNIGALAMEQIARFNAEHAVVTIGALSADGAFDFSIEEAEITRAMIARTRYLTVIADSSKMGKRALFQVFPLERIDRLIIDRKPMGELAKALAEAHVEVHEAPPISRSEWQ
- a CDS encoding amino acid permease, producing MSEYKKAGAQAHGSSTTVGEDGYQAQFERTLGKFESFAVAFSFISITTGLFATYGSLLISSGPVGIWTWPIVTLGTLLVALVFGLLASKIPLSGFSYQWASRLVNPVLGWWFGWASFAFLAIVAVAVDYSLAQVALFPLLGWDYTAAAGASTTVALLVVQMLLIIWSTPILTRINNMAVGAEVLAVFGLIVAIGVAVAFFGKGNASNLVSTGVIHSDNYFGWLGPFMLSGLLGAFTLVGWESAANLAEETHNPKQVVPRAMVNAILVSGVLGTLFLIVVSLGLGDHVEELTKSSAPVADVIRMTLGEVFSKVVLVVVCIAIFACGLVIMTSNSRLIHAMARDGRLPFSEKLSVVPRPTGGPLWATVLAGVVSIAIVLSFYTSPDALTQLLGAATLFPALLYSGTVLLYIFTRHKHVHHPDDFTLGKWEWPVVVGACIWLFVEMCVFIIPSDFRVAQLYVLASMGIGALVFLSVWMNRRKQLERMPVLGAYL